Within the Deltaproteobacteria bacterium genome, the region TCCTCGGGCGGCTCGGCGCCGCAGTCGCTGTCATGCTCCTCGCAGCCCGCGGGGCAGCAGCCGTCGTCCGGGACGCAGGCGGTGATGGCGCTGCGCGTGCAGAGCAGATCGCAGCTCGCGGCCGAGCCGAAGGCCGCGTCGGCGGTGCAGGCGTCGCCGTCGTCACAGGACGCCGGGCAGTCCCCGTCGCAGGTCTCGCCGCCCTCGACGATCCCGTTGCCGCAGGTCTGCGCCGCGCAGTCGCTGTCGTTGGCTGAGGTGCACCCCGGCGCGCAGCAGCCGTCCCCCGAGGTGCAGGCGCCGATGGCGTCGTTCCGGCAGGCGAGATCGCAGGTCTCGGAGGAGCCGGTCATGGCGTCGGTGGTGCAGACGTCGCCGTCGTCGCAGGTCGCCGGGCAGTCCCCGTCGCAGGTCTCGCCGGCCTCGACCACCCCGTTGCCGCAGGTGGCGGGCGAGGCGCAGTCCGAGTCGCCCGCTGCCGCGCAGCCGCCGGGGCAGCAGCCGTCGCCTCCGATGCAGGCGCTGATCCGGGCGTTGACGCAGACCAGGTCACAGGTGGAGAACTCACCGGTCTGGCTGTCGATGGTGCAGGCGTCCGCGTCGTCGCAGGTCGTGGGGCAGTTCCCGTCGCAGATCTCGCTCCCCTCGACGACCCCGTTGCCGCAGACCGGCGCGCTGCCGCAGTCGTCGTCGTTCTGCCAGGTGCAGCCGGGCGCACAGCAGCCGTCGCCGTTGGTGCACGCCGTGATCGAGGCGTGGGTGCAGGCCATGTCACAGGTGGAGGGATCGCCCGCCTGCTGGTCGGTGGTGCAGGCGTCGCCGTCGTCGCAGGTCGAAGGGCAGATGGCGAGCGGATCGCAGGTCTCCCCGGCCGCGGTGTTCAGGGTGCCGTCGTCGCAGGCCACGAAGGTGCAGTCGGCGTCACAGGTGGCGGTCTGGCCGCCCTCGTCGCAGTCCTCGCCGGCGTCGACGAAGCCGTTGCCGCAGCCCCCACTGGCGCAGTCGGAGTCGTTGCCCGGGTTGCAGCCCGGGGCGCAGCAGCCGTCGCCGCCGGTGCAGGTCGTGATCGGGGCGTTGGTGCAGGCCAGGTCACAGGTGGCCGCGCTGCCGGTCTGGCTGTCGCTGGTGCAGACGTTGCCGTCGTCGCAGGTGCCCGGGCAGCTCGAGATGGGATCGCAGGTCTCCCCGGCCGTGGTGTTCAGGGTGCCGTCGTCGCAGACCACGGCGGTGCAGTCGGCGTCGCAGGTGGCCGACTCGCCCCCGTCGTCGCAGGCCTCCGTCCCCTCGACGCTGCCGTTGCCGCAGACCGCCGTGGAGCAGTCCGGATCGGCGCCGTCGTAGACGTCGTCCCCGTCGTTGTCGAGGCCCTCGGTGAGGCCAGCGAAGTCCTCGCTCCCGTCGAGGTTGCAGGGATCGGTGGGGATCGAGGGGTGACCGGTGCCGGGGCTGGCGTAGTAGGGCGGTGAGATCTCCTCCCCCACGGGGGTGTAGTTGACCGGGTTGGCGTCCTGGTGGCAGCTGGCGCAGACGGTGGTCCCCTTGCGGTAGTGGTGCTGACGCAGCCCGGCTCCGCGGCCCCCGTAGGAGGGGAAGTCCGGGTTGGAGGAGGTGTTGTCCTCCTCCCGCCCGTGGCAGCCCACGCAGGCGATGGCCAGCAGCCCCGCGCCGCCGTTCGAGCTGTTCAGCAGCACCGGGAAGCGACTCGGCCCGTGGCAGGTGTCGCAGTCACCACCGAGCATGTCCGCGCGGTGGATCACATGATTGTTGCCCCAGCTCTGCCCGTCGGTGCTGGAGGTGTAGCTGTTGGAGCGGAAGTCACCATGGCAGGCACGGCAGTTGGTGGCGTCCTTGTTCTGGCTGTACCGGTCGTAGGCGCGCGCCTCACCGGGCCCGAACGATAGGAACAAGGCGATCGCGATCAGGGCAGAGACCTTCCAGAGCGACTTCGCGTTCATGGTTCCCCTCCTCCAGGGAGTCTAGATCATCCAGCACCTGCTCTCGTAGAGTCCCCGGCGATGAGCACGCCAGGAAGCTATCGAGAGCCCCGTGACCCGGTCCCCAGCGATCTCGAGATCGCCCAGGAGGCCCCCCTCCTCCCCATCCAGCAGGTGGCCGAGGCGGTCGGCCTCGAGGCGGACGACCTCGAGCTCTACGGCCGCCACAAGGCCAAGGTGCACCTCGACGTGCGCGAGCGCTTCGCCGATCGCCCCCTGGGCAAGTACATCGACGTCACGGCCATCACCCCCACGCCGCTGGGCGAGGGGAAGACCACCACCGCCATCGGCCTCTCCCAGGGCCTCGGCCGGCTGGGCCACAAGGTCTTCACCACGATCCGGCAGCCCAGCATGGGGCCGACCTTCGGCATCAAGGGGGGCGCCGCC harbors:
- a CDS encoding MYXO-CTERM sorting domain-containing protein, with amino-acid sequence MNAKSLWKVSALIAIALFLSFGPGEARAYDRYSQNKDATNCRACHGDFRSNSYTSSTDGQSWGNNHVIHRADMLGGDCDTCHGPSRFPVLLNSSNGGAGLLAIACVGCHGREEDNTSSNPDFPSYGGRGAGLRQHHYRKGTTVCASCHQDANPVNYTPVGEEISPPYYASPGTGHPSIPTDPCNLDGSEDFAGLTEGLDNDGDDVYDGADPDCSTAVCGNGSVEGTEACDDGGESATCDADCTAVVCDDGTLNTTAGETCDPISSCPGTCDDGNVCTSDSQTGSAATCDLACTNAPITTCTGGDGCCAPGCNPGNDSDCASGGCGNGFVDAGEDCDEGGQTATCDADCTFVACDDGTLNTAAGETCDPLAICPSTCDDGDACTTDQQAGDPSTCDMACTHASITACTNGDGCCAPGCTWQNDDDCGSAPVCGNGVVEGSEICDGNCPTTCDDADACTIDSQTGEFSTCDLVCVNARISACIGGDGCCPGGCAAAGDSDCASPATCGNGVVEAGETCDGDCPATCDDGDVCTTDAMTGSSETCDLACRNDAIGACTSGDGCCAPGCTSANDSDCAAQTCGNGIVEGGETCDGDCPASCDDGDACTADAAFGSAASCDLLCTRSAITACVPDDGCCPAGCEEHDSDCGAEPPEEGEGCDCGSTGEGRPGLLGLALIGGLLALRTRRRRG